A window of Cryptomeria japonica chromosome 3, Sugi_1.0, whole genome shotgun sequence contains these coding sequences:
- the LOC131070355 gene encoding oligopeptide transporter 5-like, with the protein MKEKTMENESEMEVPDQSPIEQVALTVPVTDDPTLPVLTFRTWFLGIICCASLAFLNQFFGYRTIPLTISSVAAQIAVLPVGRFMAAVLPTKELYIPRTKRSFSLNPGPFNMKEHVLITIFASAGSGGVYAVGIFTIIKAFYHVNINHLAAWLLIITTQMLGFGWAGLFRKFLVEGAYMWWPANLVQVSLFRALHEKERRPRGGLTRMQFFLTVMTCSFAYYVIPNVFFPVISNLSILCYIWSKSVTAQQIGSGFYGLGIGSFGLDWNTIAGFLGTPLATPFFAIANVMVGFTIIVYVLTPILYWNNVYDAKKFPIIDSALFARDGTAYNVTRILGSNHEFDENAYNEYSPIHLTAFFAVTYGVGFAALSATLSHVLLFHGKEIWRQTKATLKDTGVDVHTRLMRKNYKPVPQWWFLTVLIVMMAGALWACEGFNKQLQLPWWGILFSCALACFFTLPIGIITATTNQQPGLNIITEYIIGYLYPGRPFANVSFKTYGYISMVQALAFLGDFKLGHYMKIPPRSMFLVQISGTAIASTVYYLTAWWLLDTVPHICTQKNSNFTCPGDTVFYNASVIWGVVGPRRMFGNLGLYEKQNWFFLAGAVAPLIHWLLRRKFPDVKFLQYIHMPILIGATGNMPPTRSVNYVMWGLVGFIFNYIIFNRYKKWWVRHNYILSAGMDAGVAFLAILAYFSLQYENIGINGTGQADWWGSNVNYPDNCLVAFCPTDPSVPMYDDISMCPQFN; encoded by the exons atgaaggagaAAACGATGGAGAATGAAAGTGAAATGGAAGTTCCTGACCAATCACCCATTGAGCAAGTGGCGCTGACTGTGCCGGTAACAGACGATCCAACGCTGCCGGTGCTCACATTTCGAACATGGTTCTTGGGAATTATTTGCTGTGCGTCGTTGGCATTTTTGAACCAGTTTTTTGGGTACAGAACTATTCCATTGACGATTAGTTCAGTTGCTGCTCAGATAGCAGTGCTGCCAGTGGGTCGTTTTATGGCTGCAGTTCTGCCCACCAAGGAGCTCTACATCCCTAGAACAAAACGGAGTTTCTCGCTGAATCCAGGCCCATTCAACATGAAAGAGCACGTGCTTATAACTATATTTGCTTCAGCAGGAAGTGGGGGAGTCTATGCAGTCGGTATTTTCACCATCATCAAAGCCTTCTATCACGTAAATATTAACCACCTAGCAGCATGGTTGCTGATTATTACTACTCAG ATGCTTGGCTTTGGATGGGCTGGGTTATTCCGAAAATTTCTGGTGGAGGGTGCTTACATGTGGTGGCCTGCAAATCTTGTGCAAGTTTCACTGTTTAG GGCCTTACACGAGAAAGAAAGGAGACCCAGAGGTGGTTTGACAAGAATGCAATTTTTCTTGACAGTTATGACCTGCAGCTTTGCATATTATGTCATACCGAACGTGTTTTTCCCTGTCATTTCAAACCTATCAATTCTGTGTTATATATGGAGCAAATCAGTTACAGCTCAGCAGATTGGATCGGGCTTTTATGGACTGGGAATTGGGTCGTTTGGGCTGGACTGGAATACAATTGCAGGGTTTTTGGGGACTCCTCTGGCAACTCCATTTTTTGCCATAGCCAACGTTATGGTGGGCTTCACCATCATCGTCTATGTCCTCACTCCCATCCTCTACTGGAACAATGTTTACGATGCCAAGAAATTTCCCATTATCGACTCAGCTTTATTTGCCAGAGATGGTACAGCATATAACGTGACCAGAATTCTTGGATCGAATCATGAATTTGACGAGAATGCCTACAATGAGTACAGCCCAATACATCTCACCGCTTTTTTTGCTGTTACCTACGGCGTGGGTTTTGCAGCACTTTCAGCGACACTTAGCCATGTCTTACTCTTTCACGGCAA AGAAATATGGCGACAGACAAAGGCCACCTTAAAAGATACAGGAGTGGACGTGCACACACGGTTGATGAGGAAAAATTACAAGCCTGTTCCGCAATGGTGGTTTTTAACTGTGCTGATAGTGATGATGGCTGGTGCACTATGGGCCTGCGAAGGATTCAACAAACAGCTTCAGCTACCGTGGTGGGGAATTCTTTTCTCCTGTGCACTTGCCTGTTTCTTTACTCTTCCAATCGGCATCATTACAGCCACTACGAACCAG CAACCAGGACTGAATATAATAACCGAGTATATCATTGGATACCTGTATCCGGGCAGGCCCTTTGCCAATGTATCGTTCAAGACATATGGGTATATCAGCATGGTTCAGGCTCTGGCATTTCTGGGGGATTTCAAATTGGGTCATTACATGAAAATTCCTCCGCGTTCAATGTTCTTGGTTCAG ATTTCCGGTACAGCCATTGCTTCCACAGTATACTATCTTACAGCTTGGTGGCTTTTGGATACCGTTCCTCATATCTGTACCCAGAAAAATTCTAATTTTACATGTCCAGGCGACACGGTGTTCTATAATGCCTCAGTTATATGGGGAGTTGTTGGGCCTAGAAGGATGTTTGGAAACCTGGGACTATACGAAAAACAAAACTGGTTCTTTTTGGCAGGTGCAGTTGCACCTTTGATTCACTGGCTACTCCGCAGAAAATTTCCCGATGTAAAATTCCTGCAATACATCCATATGCCTATTCTTATAGGAGCTACTGGTAACATGCCACCTACAAGATCTGTTAATTATGTAATGTGGGGCTTGGTGggatttattttcaattatataaTATTCAATCGCTACAAGAAATGGTGGGTTCGCCACAACTACATTCTCTCAGCAGGAATGGATGCAGGAGTGGCATTCTTGGCTATTTTAGCTTATTTTTCGTTGCAGTATGAAAACATTGGCATAAATGGAACCGGGCAAGCGGACTGGTGGGGATCAAACGTAAACTATCCAGATAATTGTCTTGTTGCTTTTTGTCCAACTGATCCATCTGTGCCTATGTATGACGACATTTCGATGTGTCCTCAATTCAACTGA